In the Nicotiana tabacum cultivar K326 chromosome 16, ASM71507v2, whole genome shotgun sequence genome, one interval contains:
- the LOC107782137 gene encoding SWR1 complex subunit 2 — MEESNKEENAVFLDRSSRATRGKRMTKLLDDELEEDELFWNQEALKDEENDIEYEEEGEAIDVFDSDFDEDEPEPDEEGENEPDDRTRTKKRLIFPGKPSAKKKKKKKNLTKSEKATQENEKAPDPDPSTPSEHHDTHDDIEEERTIRKSTRTAVIVKQAEREAIRAALQATMKPIKRKKEGEEKKMTQEEMLLEAAQTEVMNLRNLERVLAREEEVKKKAIVHKAVYTGPQIRYLSRDGSSYLEFVNGASFNSQISTTSTPYPEKAVCAVTGLPARYRDPKTGLPYATKEAFKIIREQFADESSRDGEKKNMDELSQAISGQGFTSRRKRSIVPTSRQLPYSRVFARFRKFPADDTISVDSE, encoded by the exons ATGGAGGAGAGCAATAAGGAGGAGAATGCTGTTTTTCTCGATCGTTCTTCTCGAGCTACCAGAGGCAAACG GATGACCAAATTGTTGGATGACGAATTAGAAGAGGATGAACTTTTCTGGAATCAGGAAGCTCTTAAGGAT GAAGAGAATGACATAGAATATGAAGAGGAAGGGGAAGCTATTGATGTTTTCGATAGTGACTTTGATGAAGAT GAACCCGAGCCTGatgaagaaggagaaaatgaaccAGATGACAG GACACGGACCAAAAAGCGATTGATTTTTCCAGGAAAACCATctgcaaagaagaaaaagaaaaagaaaaaccttACCAAGTCAGAAAAGGCAACCCAAGAAAATGAAAAAGCTCCAGATCCAGATCCGTCCACTCCTTCTGAACATCATGATACTCATGACGATattgaagaagaaagaacaattaggaaatcaacaagaacaGCTGTCATTGTAAAGCAAGCTGAAAGGGAAGCCATACGTGCAGCGTTGCAGGCAACAATGAAG cctataaaaagaaaaaaggaaggtGAGGAAAAGAAGATGACTCAAGAAGAGATGCTTCTTGAAGCAGCTCAAACAG AGGTCATGAATCTGAGGAATTTGGAGCGTGTTTTAGCAAGGGAAGAAGAAGTCAAGAAAAAAGCCATTGTGCATAAAGCAGTTTACACTGGCCCTCAGATACGATACTTATCCAGAGATG GTTCTTCCTATCTAGAGTTTGTCAATGGAGCATCTTTCAATTCACAGATTTCAACAACTTCCACTCCAT ACCCCGAGAAGGCAGTTTGTGCAGTTACTGGATTGCCAGCACG GTATCGTGACCCAAAGACTGGGCTTCCTTATGCAACTAAAGAAGCATTTAAGATCATCCGTGAACA GTTCGCTGACGAAAGTAGCAGGGACGGGGAGAAAAAGAATATGGACGAGTTGTCTCAGGCAATTTCTGGGCAAGGATTTACCTCGAGACGAAAGAGGTCAATAGTTCCAACTAGTAGACAATTGCCATATTCCCGGGTATTTGCTCGTTTCCGCAAGTTTCCTGCTGATGACACCATTTCTGTAGATTCAGAGTAG